In Oncorhynchus tshawytscha isolate Ot180627B unplaced genomic scaffold, Otsh_v2.0 Un_contig_4556_pilon_pilon, whole genome shotgun sequence, one DNA window encodes the following:
- the LOC112235974 gene encoding zinc finger protein 239-like: MSKLQMLNVFVTERLSAAAVEIFGAVEKTVAEYQEEICRSAEENERLRRLLDLVSKPEIKLHRADFQVLPPAVHPEQLNCKQEWSPSLGQEDPEPTQIKEEQQEFRLSQEDSPQPSHLYQNQTVDDGERCILPIIITEEIKTEGDGEGYIVPEPTSDQPLSVHPDCSAAVEKPYRCQQCDKSFTRKGHLTIHSKIHTGEKSYLCKQCDKSFIQKGDLDRHTRVHTGDNPYQCKQCGKMFNQKGSLTIHSRIHTGEKPYQCKDCDKSFNQKMELILHMRVHTGERPYNCPVCKKGYMALSYLRLHQRVHSGEKPYQCKECGKCFGYKGSLKSHMSTHTKTSA, encoded by the exons ATGTCAAAACTACAGATGTTGAATGTGTTTGTCACGGAGCGTTTGTCAGCGGCTGCTGTGGAGATATTCGGAGCCGTGGAGAAGACCGTAGCAGAGTATCAGGAAGAAATCTGCCGTTCAGCGGAGGAGAACGAGCGTTTACGCAGGCTGTTGGATTTGGTTAGCAAACCAGAGATAAAGTTACACAGAGCAG ACTTCCAGGTGCTGCCTCCTGCCGTTCACCCTGAGCAACTTAATTGTAAGCAGGagtggagccccagtctgggGCAGGAGGACCCAGAACCCacacagattaaagaggaacaACAGGAGTTCAGACTCAGTCAGGAGGACTCACCTCAGCCCTCACATCTTTACCAAAACCAAACTGTGGATGACGGAGAGAGGTGTATTCTACCTATCATCATAACTGAAGAGATCAAAACAGAAGGTGATGGAGAGGGCTACATAGTACCAGAACCAACCAGTGATCAGCCCCTTTCAGTTCATCCAGACTGCTCTGCTGCAGTGGAGAAACCATATCGGTGTCAACAATGTGACAAAAGCTTCACACGTAAGGGACACTTGACCATCCATTCAaagatacacacaggagagaaatcctATCTGTGCAAACAATGTGACAAAAGCTTCATCCAGAAAGGTGACTTAGACAGACATACTAGGGTACACACAGGAGATAATCCATATCAGTGCAAACAATGTGGCAAAATGTTTAACCAGAAAGGAAGCTTGACCATCCATTCAAggatacacacaggggagaaaccttaTCAGTGCAAAGACTGTGACAAATCCTTCAACCAGAAGATGGAATTGATATTGCATATGAGAGTTCACACAGGGGAGAGACCATATAATTGTCCTGTATGCAAGAAAGGTTACATGGCATTAAGCTATTTAAGACTTCATCAGCGTGTTCACTCCGGGGAGAAACCTTACCAgtgcaaagaatgtggcaaatGCTTTGGTTATAAAGGAAGCTTGAAGTCTCATATGAGCACTCACACAAAAACTTCAGCCTGA